One part of the Vibrio ponticus genome encodes these proteins:
- the thrS gene encoding threonine--tRNA ligase, producing MPIITLPDGSQRQFDNPVSTLEVAQSIGPGLAKATIAGRVNGQRVDACDLIEEDASLEIITVKDEVDGLEIVRHSCAHLLGHAIKQLYPNAKMAIGPTIDNGFYYDIDLEESLTQEDLEKIEKRMKELAKTKYEVVKKKVSWQEARDTFEARGETYKMEILDENVSRDDRPGLYHHEEYIDMCRGPHVPNMGFCQHFTLLNVAGAYWRGNSDNKMLQRIYGTAFHDKKALKAHLTRLEEAAKRDHRKIGKQLDLFHMQQEAPGMVFWHHNGWSIFRDLEVFVRDKLNEYGYQEVKGPLMMDRVLWERSGHWDKYADAMFTTSSENREYAIKPMNCPGHVQIFNQGLKSYRDLPLRMAEFGSCHRNEPSGALHGIMRVRGFTQDDAHIFCTESQIQEEVTSCIKMVYDTYQTFGFDNIVVKLSTRPEKRVGSDEIWDQSEEALKQSLESMEIPYEIQEGEGAFYGPKIEFTLYDCLDRAWQCGTVQLDFNLPGRLGATYVGENNERLVPVMIHRAILGSLERFIGILIEDYAGFFPTWLAPEQAVIMNITDKQADYAQEVAQKLQKSGIRAKADLRNEKIGFKIREHTLKRVPYLLVCGDQEMEAGEIAVRTRKGKDLGKFKVDDFVAFIQDEIASRKLNLEE from the coding sequence ATGCCTATTATTACACTTCCTGACGGCAGTCAGCGTCAATTTGACAACCCAGTTTCTACTTTAGAAGTAGCTCAATCTATCGGTCCTGGTCTTGCGAAAGCAACCATCGCGGGTCGTGTGAATGGTCAACGCGTAGATGCATGTGATCTAATCGAAGAAGATGCAAGCCTTGAAATTATCACGGTTAAAGATGAAGTAGACGGTCTAGAAATCGTTCGTCACTCTTGTGCTCACCTTCTTGGTCACGCAATTAAGCAGCTTTACCCAAATGCGAAAATGGCGATTGGTCCAACCATCGACAATGGCTTCTACTACGATATCGATTTAGAAGAATCGCTAACGCAAGAAGATCTAGAAAAGATCGAAAAGCGTATGAAAGAGCTGGCGAAAACCAAATACGAAGTTGTTAAAAAGAAAGTAAGCTGGCAGGAAGCGCGCGACACATTTGAAGCGCGTGGCGAAACTTACAAGATGGAAATCTTGGATGAGAACGTCTCTCGCGACGATCGTCCAGGTCTATACCATCACGAAGAATACATCGACATGTGTCGTGGTCCTCACGTTCCAAACATGGGCTTCTGTCAACATTTCACTCTGCTGAACGTTGCGGGCGCATACTGGCGTGGTAACAGCGACAACAAGATGCTGCAACGTATCTACGGTACTGCTTTCCACGACAAGAAGGCACTTAAAGCGCACCTTACTCGCCTAGAAGAAGCGGCTAAGCGTGACCACCGTAAAATCGGTAAGCAACTAGACCTATTCCACATGCAACAAGAAGCACCGGGCATGGTGTTCTGGCATCACAATGGTTGGTCTATCTTCCGTGATCTAGAAGTATTTGTTCGCGATAAACTAAACGAATACGGTTACCAAGAAGTGAAAGGTCCGCTAATGATGGACCGCGTTCTTTGGGAACGTTCTGGTCACTGGGACAAATACGCAGATGCGATGTTCACAACTTCTTCTGAGAACCGTGAATACGCGATCAAGCCAATGAACTGTCCAGGTCACGTACAAATCTTCAACCAAGGTTTGAAATCTTACCGTGATCTACCACTACGTATGGCAGAGTTTGGTTCTTGTCACCGTAATGAACCATCAGGCGCACTACACGGCATCATGCGTGTACGCGGCTTTACTCAGGATGACGCTCACATCTTCTGTACTGAGAGCCAAATCCAAGAGGAAGTAACCAGCTGTATTAAGATGGTTTACGATACTTACCAAACATTTGGTTTCGACAACATCGTTGTGAAACTGTCTACTCGCCCTGAGAAGCGTGTAGGTTCGGATGAAATCTGGGATCAATCTGAAGAAGCATTGAAACAGTCTCTAGAATCAATGGAAATTCCATACGAGATTCAAGAAGGCGAGGGTGCATTCTATGGTCCTAAGATCGAATTCACACTATACGACTGTCTAGATCGTGCATGGCAATGTGGTACAGTTCAGCTAGACTTCAACCTACCTGGTCGCCTTGGTGCAACTTACGTAGGTGAAAACAACGAGCGCCTAGTGCCAGTGATGATTCACCGTGCAATTCTAGGTTCTCTAGAGCGTTTCATCGGTATTCTTATCGAAGACTACGCGGGCTTCTTCCCAACTTGGTTGGCGCCAGAACAAGCAGTAATCATGAATATTACTGACAAACAGGCTGACTACGCACAAGAAGTTGCTCAAAAACTACAAAAAAGTGGAATTAGAGCTAAAGCGGACTTGAGAAATGAGAAGATTGGCTTTAAAATCCGCGAACACACTTTAAAGCGTGTACCGTACCTACTAGTTTGTGGCGACCAAGAAATGGAAGCTGGCGAAATTGCAGTACGTACTCGTAAAGGTAAGGATCTCGGTAAATTCAAAGTGGATGACTTTGTAGCATTCATCCAAGACGAGATCGCTAGCCGTAAGCTCAATCTGGAGGAATAA
- a CDS encoding methyl-accepting chemotaxis protein encodes MLFSLNNLSIRKQILVPVLFTTVALFTALWATQNALQQEQAEIAANADSQVFYTDKLSHIDDIIYPLRISAVYAIYDSSRRDSFVAELKRGMDLIEMDFDMMKQRGTFNRELSNVETAVGQYVDYSYQAVSFFDRRDQGLVSEQEYNAFIAKYRKSGDVMVKAINDLAQRVNATANQAMLESEKDNQKVQNIAMWVVIGVFVISLMVAWYLSGLIVTPVQKLQDVMRRVAQGDLSVRAVEEGDNEIVALSKDVNATVEQLSHTVDQLIRISEEVASASTELAAVMTQAEQNAHQEMAEIEQVASAVNELSCTADNVSDNAQVADSTARDTDQLAQTALATFAESSAASEKMSYALNDAAEVVTKLKEQSEQINNVIEVISGISEQTNLLALNAAIEAARAGESGRGFAVVADEVRMLAARTQASTVEIQGIIEELQKQSGVANESMQLSLDMLDKNNELARHANDMLLGITDAVSRINDTNTQVATAAEQQSQVTQDISRNVVNMSELVSQNVSGITQSAAASGELSQLAEKQKAQLSFFKL; translated from the coding sequence ATGCTTTTCTCTTTGAACAACCTATCTATTCGTAAACAGATCCTCGTCCCTGTTCTGTTTACAACTGTTGCGCTATTTACTGCTTTATGGGCAACGCAAAATGCATTACAACAAGAACAAGCTGAAATTGCCGCAAACGCAGATTCGCAGGTTTTCTATACCGACAAACTGTCGCATATCGACGACATTATCTACCCATTACGCATAAGCGCAGTTTACGCCATTTATGACTCGTCACGTCGTGACAGTTTTGTTGCTGAATTAAAGCGCGGTATGGATCTGATCGAAATGGACTTCGATATGATGAAACAGCGCGGCACATTTAACCGTGAGCTCAGTAACGTAGAGACCGCAGTGGGTCAGTATGTTGATTACTCATACCAAGCGGTCAGCTTCTTTGACCGCCGTGACCAAGGCTTAGTCTCAGAGCAAGAATACAACGCATTTATCGCTAAATACCGCAAGTCAGGCGACGTGATGGTAAAAGCAATCAACGATTTGGCGCAGCGCGTTAACGCGACGGCGAATCAAGCGATGCTTGAGAGCGAAAAAGACAATCAGAAAGTGCAAAACATCGCAATGTGGGTGGTGATTGGCGTATTTGTAATATCTCTGATGGTTGCTTGGTATTTGTCAGGACTTATCGTAACGCCAGTACAGAAGTTGCAAGATGTCATGCGTCGAGTGGCGCAAGGTGATTTATCGGTGCGCGCTGTGGAAGAGGGTGACAATGAGATTGTCGCTCTGAGTAAAGATGTAAATGCTACGGTTGAGCAGCTTTCTCACACAGTGGATCAGTTGATTCGCATTAGTGAAGAGGTCGCATCCGCGTCGACTGAGCTTGCAGCAGTGATGACTCAAGCAGAACAAAATGCCCATCAAGAGATGGCTGAGATTGAGCAAGTGGCGTCAGCAGTTAATGAGCTCTCTTGTACTGCAGACAATGTCAGTGACAACGCGCAAGTTGCCGATAGTACTGCACGTGATACAGACCAATTAGCACAAACGGCATTGGCAACGTTTGCAGAAAGCAGCGCGGCAAGTGAAAAAATGAGTTATGCGCTTAATGATGCCGCAGAAGTGGTGACTAAGCTGAAAGAGCAGTCTGAGCAAATCAACAATGTGATTGAAGTGATCAGCGGTATTTCTGAGCAAACGAACTTACTGGCATTGAATGCCGCTATTGAAGCGGCTCGCGCTGGCGAATCAGGACGTGGTTTTGCTGTTGTAGCGGATGAAGTGCGTATGCTTGCCGCTCGTACCCAAGCATCAACCGTTGAGATCCAAGGCATTATTGAAGAGCTGCAAAAACAATCGGGCGTAGCGAACGAAAGTATGCAGCTAAGCCTTGATATGTTGGATAAGAACAATGAGTTGGCACGTCATGCGAACGATATGCTGTTAGGTATTACGGATGCGGTTTCTCGTATTAATGACACCAATACACAAGTGGCGACAGCGGCAGAGCAGCAGTCCCAAGTAACGCAAGATATTAGTCGTAACGTCGTGAATATGTCTGAATTGGTGAGCCAGAATGTATCAGGTATTACCCAAAGTGCCGCTGCAAGTGGTGAGCTCTCGCAACTAGCTGAAAAGCAAAAAGCACAATTGTCGTTCTTCAAGCTATAA
- a CDS encoding methyl-accepting chemotaxis protein — protein MQFSMKNLSIRAQVLVPVVFTIVALLIALWTTKNNLQHEQAMMADHTQSLMFYKDSLADIDDSVYPLRISAVYAIYDSSRRATFLNELNRGLQDVYAVLDSMEARGTFRSEAVTVRDRINNYVQMTKQAIELASQKQQGAITDSAYNNFIAQYRLAGNEMSDAINKLSSRVNTVNTEVMTKTDADMVKVQNIAIWTVLAVLALSVVVAWLLSGKIVAPIQKLQQVMGCVAEGDLTVRCDSDGSNEIAKLNKDVNQTVERLAATTDQLIRISEDVASASTELAAVMHQAEQNSHQEQAEIEQVASAVNELASTANNVSDNAQMADSTAREAEQLAQSALSTFNESSMASEQMSAALNDAAVVVTRLKEQSEQINNVIEVISGISEQTNLLALNAAIEAARAGESGRGFAVVADEVRMLAARTQESTGEIQAIIEELQKQSGLANDSMTLSLEMLGKNNELSRYANDALVGITEAVTRINDANTQVATAAEEQSQVTQDINRNVVNMSELVSQNVSGISQSASASNELSQLAEKQKAQLSFFKL, from the coding sequence ATGCAATTTTCGATGAAAAATCTCTCCATTCGCGCACAGGTGTTAGTGCCAGTAGTATTTACTATTGTCGCGCTATTGATTGCGCTTTGGACTACGAAAAATAATCTACAGCATGAGCAAGCTATGATGGCTGATCACACTCAGTCATTGATGTTCTATAAAGACTCGCTGGCTGATATCGATGATAGTGTTTATCCGTTGCGCATCAGTGCGGTGTATGCGATTTACGATTCATCTCGCAGAGCCACGTTTCTTAATGAGTTAAACCGTGGTTTGCAAGACGTTTATGCCGTATTGGACTCAATGGAGGCGAGAGGGACATTTCGTAGCGAAGCGGTAACCGTGCGAGATCGAATTAATAATTATGTCCAAATGACAAAACAGGCGATTGAGTTAGCTTCGCAAAAGCAACAAGGCGCTATCACTGACAGTGCTTACAATAATTTTATTGCGCAATATCGTTTGGCTGGCAATGAAATGTCTGACGCTATCAATAAACTCTCTAGCCGAGTAAATACGGTCAATACTGAGGTAATGACGAAAACAGATGCGGATATGGTTAAGGTACAAAACATTGCGATTTGGACTGTCTTGGCTGTATTAGCGCTTTCGGTCGTTGTGGCATGGTTACTGTCAGGCAAAATAGTGGCGCCAATTCAGAAACTGCAGCAAGTTATGGGTTGTGTTGCAGAGGGTGATTTGACGGTTCGTTGTGATTCTGACGGCAGTAACGAAATTGCTAAACTCAATAAAGATGTCAACCAAACGGTTGAGAGACTCGCTGCAACGACAGATCAATTAATCCGTATCAGTGAGGATGTTGCTTCGGCATCTACCGAGTTGGCTGCGGTGATGCATCAAGCTGAACAGAATTCCCATCAAGAACAAGCGGAAATTGAGCAAGTTGCCTCTGCAGTTAACGAGTTGGCGAGTACGGCAAATAACGTGAGTGATAATGCGCAAATGGCGGACAGCACGGCTAGAGAAGCTGAGCAACTCGCGCAGTCTGCGCTGTCGACGTTCAATGAAAGTAGTATGGCAAGTGAGCAAATGAGTGCCGCACTCAATGACGCTGCTGTTGTCGTCACAAGATTGAAAGAGCAGTCAGAACAGATTAACAACGTCATAGAAGTGATCAGTGGTATTTCTGAACAAACCAACTTGCTTGCACTGAATGCGGCGATAGAAGCGGCGCGCGCGGGAGAGTCTGGACGAGGTTTTGCTGTCGTTGCTGATGAGGTGCGTATGCTAGCAGCTCGTACTCAAGAGTCTACAGGTGAGATTCAAGCCATTATTGAAGAGCTACAAAAACAATCGGGACTGGCGAACGATAGCATGACGTTAAGCTTGGAGATGTTAGGAAAAAATAACGAGCTGTCTCGTTATGCGAATGATGCGTTGGTGGGGATTACCGAGGCGGTTACTCGTATTAACGATGCCAATACACAAGTTGCTACCGCAGCAGAAGAGCAGTCGCAAGTGACACAAGACATCAATCGCAACGTGGTTAATATGTCTGAATTAGTCAGTCAAAATGTGTCAGGTATTAGTCAAAGTGCTTCGGCGAGCAATGAGTTGTCGCAATTGGCTGAAAAACAGAAAGCTCAGCTGTCTTTCTTTAAGCTCTAA
- a CDS encoding porin — protein sequence MKHAAVALAVFAGLTSGSALAAKVYSSEGTELKVGGRVEFRGDFIGTSKGAEIEGSMDDSTRARLNLKGKSQINDSLTAFAVYEAEQDTGASEFENRYMYAGVEFGSQAVSFGRQDMASVIVSDFTDITEFSGIQQVIDASSDKQDSVFAYAFESDALLVQATYQAEKEEDSDAYGIAGVYSLPLGLDLGLALSGGDLGKGAGSESQALFGIGYTLESLYLAATYSQGDIDDKASGTDDKEFVAMEFAAEYQFSKEFSAAALYTYQENERGDGTKYDDTDGIELVGYYKFNSNFRTYLSYYINNVDEAKDPATGLVTAGEDTLRLGVRYDF from the coding sequence ATGAAACACGCAGCAGTGGCGTTAGCCGTTTTCGCAGGTCTAACTTCAGGTTCAGCATTGGCAGCAAAAGTATATAGTTCAGAAGGTACTGAGCTAAAAGTAGGCGGTCGAGTAGAGTTTCGTGGTGACTTTATTGGTACCTCTAAAGGTGCAGAAATTGAAGGCTCAATGGATGACAGCACTCGTGCCCGCTTAAACCTCAAAGGTAAGTCGCAAATCAACGATTCGTTAACTGCTTTCGCAGTCTATGAAGCAGAGCAGGATACAGGGGCGAGCGAATTTGAAAATCGCTATATGTATGCTGGCGTTGAATTTGGTAGCCAAGCCGTTTCTTTTGGGCGTCAAGATATGGCGTCTGTGATCGTTTCTGACTTTACTGATATCACTGAATTCTCGGGCATTCAGCAGGTGATTGATGCATCAAGTGATAAGCAAGATAGCGTGTTTGCTTATGCATTTGAATCTGATGCACTGCTCGTGCAAGCCACTTATCAAGCAGAGAAAGAAGAAGATAGCGATGCTTATGGTATCGCTGGCGTGTACTCGTTGCCGCTGGGATTAGATCTCGGTTTAGCCTTGTCAGGTGGTGATTTAGGCAAAGGTGCTGGCAGTGAATCTCAAGCTTTATTTGGTATCGGCTACACACTAGAGAGCTTATATCTCGCAGCCACCTACTCTCAGGGTGATATCGACGATAAGGCTAGCGGTACTGATGATAAAGAATTTGTCGCAATGGAGTTTGCTGCGGAGTATCAGTTCAGCAAAGAGTTTTCTGCTGCGGCGCTTTACACTTATCAAGAAAATGAGCGTGGTGATGGTACCAAGTATGATGATACAGATGGTATCGAGTTGGTCGGCTACTACAAATTCAACAGTAATTTCCGTACTTACTTGTCTTACTACATCAATAATGTCGATGAAGCGAAGGATCCTGCTACTGGCTTAGTGACTGCCGGTGAAGATACCTTACGCTTGGGCGTACGTTACGACTTCTAG
- a CDS encoding Lrp/AsnC family transcriptional regulator — MDRFDERILQELKKDGRVANVELAERIGLSPSATLRRVQDLEKRGVISGYKAKLNTSELGIGFIAYVSIGLSNHSKQAQLAFEEHVRFVDEVVECHSITGATEYLLRVETQDLISYKKFHADVLGECEFVNSIATMVVMASPKDER, encoded by the coding sequence ATGGATCGATTTGACGAAAGAATATTGCAAGAGTTAAAAAAGGATGGTCGGGTTGCCAATGTCGAACTGGCAGAAAGAATAGGGCTTTCTCCCTCAGCGACTTTACGTCGTGTGCAAGATTTAGAGAAGCGTGGCGTCATTTCTGGTTATAAAGCCAAGCTGAACACGAGCGAGCTCGGGATTGGTTTTATTGCGTATGTTTCGATTGGTTTATCCAATCACAGTAAGCAAGCTCAATTGGCGTTTGAAGAGCATGTTCGCTTTGTTGATGAAGTGGTGGAATGCCATAGCATTACGGGGGCGACAGAATACTTATTGCGGGTAGAGACTCAGGATCTCATAAGCTACAAGAAATTCCACGCGGATGTTTTGGGTGAATGTGAGTTTGTAAACTCGATTGCCACCATGGTGGTGATGGCTTCGCCAAAAGATGAACGCTAA
- a CDS encoding LysE family translocator, producing the protein MQWEHLTALALFAFVSTFTPGPNNLMLMTSGANVGFNRTLPHMLGITIGFPVMVILVGFGLVEVFARYPVIHQVLKVMSLSYLFYLAYKIARSQPPQTGNETYKPLSFLQAASFQWVNPKGWSMALTAVTVYNPDNSLLGLGLIAFIYALANLPSGTFWIVAGKQLQYFLTNAKRIRLFNYSMAALLVISTLPMM; encoded by the coding sequence ATGCAATGGGAACATTTAACGGCTTTGGCTTTATTTGCCTTTGTCTCAACCTTTACCCCCGGTCCGAACAACCTCATGCTAATGACCTCTGGCGCGAATGTCGGCTTCAATCGCACCTTGCCACATATGCTGGGTATTACGATTGGTTTCCCAGTCATGGTGATTTTGGTTGGATTTGGCTTAGTCGAAGTCTTCGCTCGCTATCCTGTCATTCACCAAGTATTGAAAGTCATGAGCTTGAGCTATCTGTTTTACTTAGCGTATAAAATCGCACGTAGTCAGCCGCCCCAAACAGGAAATGAAACGTACAAACCGCTCAGCTTCTTACAAGCCGCTAGCTTTCAATGGGTCAATCCCAAAGGTTGGTCGATGGCGCTCACCGCAGTTACCGTTTACAACCCAGACAATAGCTTGCTCGGTCTTGGACTGATCGCGTTTATCTACGCCTTGGCAAATCTTCCATCAGGCACGTTTTGGATCGTTGCAGGCAAGCAGTTGCAATACTTCCTCACTAATGCCAAACGTATTCGTCTGTTTAACTATTCGATGGCTGCGCTATTGGTGATTTCAACCTTACCGATGATGTAA
- a CDS encoding siderophore-interacting protein, with amino-acid sequence MQTTPSQAVTVRSNQIITPNMQRLVLQGDVLANFPADCEGGYIKLLFNALGGTDLSSVPEGQRPMMRTYTIRRFLVDENAIEVDFVRHITEDNQCGFASRWAMNAQLGDTIEIRGPGSISNLNHDANWFVLAADMTALPALSVKVKQLPSDAKGYAVIQVLNQEDIQPLEVPAGIEVHWVTEELSQAVRALPWLEGQASAWVACEFDSMRGLRQYLRNEKALERDYIYISSYWKQGVAEDGHKVIKQQDAQENDQ; translated from the coding sequence ATGCAAACAACGCCATCTCAAGCTGTTACGGTTCGTAGTAACCAAATCATTACACCAAACATGCAGCGCCTTGTGCTACAGGGCGACGTGCTAGCAAACTTCCCCGCTGATTGTGAAGGCGGCTACATCAAGCTGCTATTTAATGCGCTAGGGGGCACTGATCTATCCAGTGTTCCTGAGGGTCAACGTCCAATGATGCGCACCTACACAATTCGTCGCTTTTTGGTCGATGAAAATGCAATTGAAGTGGATTTTGTTCGCCATATTACTGAAGATAACCAATGTGGCTTTGCCTCTCGTTGGGCAATGAACGCACAACTTGGTGATACCATTGAGATTCGCGGTCCTGGTTCGATTTCTAACCTAAACCACGATGCAAATTGGTTTGTACTTGCAGCCGACATGACCGCACTTCCGGCGCTATCGGTCAAGGTAAAACAACTGCCTAGCGATGCAAAAGGCTATGCCGTAATCCAGGTGCTAAACCAAGAAGATATCCAGCCTTTAGAAGTACCAGCAGGTATTGAAGTCCATTGGGTAACGGAAGAACTATCACAAGCAGTTCGCGCTCTACCTTGGCTTGAAGGTCAAGCTTCAGCTTGGGTGGCATGTGAATTCGATTCAATGCGTGGACTGCGCCAGTACCTTCGTAACGAGAAAGCGCTTGAGCGCGACTATATCTATATCAGCAGCTACTGGAAGCAAGGCGTGGCTGAAGATGGTCATAAAGTTATCAAGCAGCAAGATGCTCAAGAGAACGACCAGTAA
- a CDS encoding LysR family transcriptional regulator, which translates to MASWEGVSEFVAVAETFSFTGAAKKLNTSVAQISRRVSALEERLAVKLLNRTTRKVTLTEAGMVYFEQCKLLVEGLELAELAVTDLQAVPKGKIKITAPVTYGEMHVAPLLNEFLLSYPQIDLELDLSNQTVDLIEAGFDVAIRLGRLRDSTLVAKRLASRQLYVCASPEYIEKYGAPHSLSELVHHQCLVSNMAHWRFRQNNSEKSVRVSGRIQCNSGFALMDASKRGLGLIQLPDYYVQSALDSGELVEVLKEYRDEREGIWALYPQNRNLSPKVRLLIDFLAERMAE; encoded by the coding sequence ATGGCGAGTTGGGAAGGAGTCAGTGAGTTTGTTGCGGTGGCAGAAACGTTTAGTTTTACCGGAGCAGCAAAAAAACTGAATACCTCAGTGGCGCAAATCAGTCGCCGAGTCTCTGCATTGGAAGAGCGTTTAGCGGTTAAGCTACTTAATCGAACCACACGTAAAGTCACCTTGACGGAAGCGGGTATGGTGTACTTTGAGCAATGTAAGCTTTTAGTGGAAGGCTTGGAGCTCGCAGAGCTCGCGGTGACTGACTTACAAGCAGTGCCGAAAGGTAAGATTAAAATTACAGCTCCAGTCACTTATGGCGAAATGCATGTTGCCCCTTTGCTGAATGAATTTTTACTGAGTTATCCGCAAATTGATTTGGAATTGGATCTATCCAACCAAACCGTGGACTTAATTGAAGCTGGGTTTGATGTGGCAATCCGCCTTGGTCGTCTGCGTGATTCGACGCTAGTGGCGAAAAGGCTGGCTTCACGCCAACTGTATGTTTGTGCCAGTCCTGAATACATTGAAAAGTATGGCGCGCCCCATAGCCTATCAGAATTGGTTCATCACCAATGCTTAGTCAGCAATATGGCACATTGGCGTTTTAGACAAAACAACAGTGAAAAATCGGTTCGAGTGAGCGGTCGAATTCAGTGTAACTCCGGTTTTGCACTCATGGATGCGTCGAAGCGCGGGCTCGGTTTGATTCAGCTGCCGGACTACTATGTGCAAAGTGCCTTAGATAGTGGCGAGTTGGTTGAGGTGCTTAAGGAGTATCGTGATGAGAGGGAGGGGATTTGGGCTCTGTATCCGCAAAACCGTAACCTATCACCGAAAGTACGTTTGTTGATTGATTTCCTTGCAGAGCGTATGGCGGAATAG
- a CDS encoding S-(hydroxymethyl)glutathione dehydrogenase/class III alcohol dehydrogenase, whose product MALEIKPGQTHIKSKAMVAWAAGEPLKMEEVDVQLPKAGEVLVRIVATGVCHTDAFTLSGDDPEGIFPSILGHEGGGIVEMVGEGVTSVEVGDHVIPLYTAECGECKFCKSGKTNLCQAVRETQGKGLMPDGTSRFSINGETIFHYMGCSTFSEYTVLPEISLAKVNKEAPLEEVCLLGCGVTTGMGAVLNTAKVEKGDNVAVFGLGGIGLSAIIGARMAGANRIIGVDINESKFELAKQLGATDCINPMKFDKPIQDVIVEMTDGGVEYSFECIGNVNVMRQALECCHKGWGESVIIGVAGAGQEISTRPFQLVTGRVWRGSAFGGVKGRSELPEIVERYMAGEFGLQEFITHTMGLQDVNEAFELMHKGESIRTVLHMDK is encoded by the coding sequence ATGGCGCTTGAAATCAAACCAGGTCAAACTCACATCAAATCAAAAGCTATGGTTGCTTGGGCAGCTGGCGAACCATTAAAAATGGAAGAAGTGGATGTTCAACTTCCAAAAGCAGGCGAAGTATTAGTTCGCATCGTAGCAACTGGCGTATGTCACACTGACGCATTCACGCTTTCAGGTGACGATCCAGAAGGTATCTTCCCTTCAATTCTTGGTCACGAAGGTGGCGGTATCGTTGAAATGGTTGGTGAAGGTGTAACGAGCGTTGAAGTTGGCGACCACGTTATCCCTCTTTACACCGCTGAATGTGGCGAATGTAAGTTCTGTAAATCGGGTAAAACTAACCTATGCCAAGCCGTTCGTGAAACGCAAGGTAAAGGTCTAATGCCTGACGGTACTAGCCGCTTCTCAATCAACGGCGAAACTATCTTCCACTACATGGGTTGTTCAACTTTCTCTGAGTACACAGTACTGCCAGAAATTTCATTGGCGAAAGTAAACAAAGAAGCACCACTTGAAGAAGTTTGTCTACTAGGTTGTGGCGTAACCACAGGTATGGGTGCGGTACTAAACACAGCTAAAGTAGAAAAAGGCGACAACGTTGCGGTATTCGGCTTAGGCGGTATCGGTCTATCTGCAATCATCGGTGCTCGCATGGCTGGTGCAAACCGCATCATCGGTGTTGACATCAACGAAAGCAAATTTGAGCTAGCAAAACAGCTTGGCGCAACTGACTGCATCAACCCAATGAAATTCGATAAACCAATCCAAGACGTGATCGTTGAGATGACTGACGGTGGTGTGGAATACTCATTTGAATGTATCGGTAACGTTAACGTGATGCGTCAAGCACTAGAGTGCTGTCACAAAGGTTGGGGCGAATCAGTAATCATCGGTGTTGCTGGTGCAGGTCAAGAGATCTCTACTCGTCCATTCCAACTTGTTACTGGTCGCGTATGGCGTGGTAGCGCATTTGGCGGTGTTAAAGGTCGCTCTGAGCTACCAGAAATCGTTGAGCGTTACATGGCGGGTGAATTTGGTTTGCAAGAGTTCATCACTCACACCATGGGTCTACAAGACGTAAATGAAGCATTCGAACTGATGCACAAAGGTGAGTCTATCCGTACTGTTCTACATATGGATAAATAA